A window of Onychostoma macrolepis isolate SWU-2019 chromosome 01, ASM1243209v1, whole genome shotgun sequence contains these coding sequences:
- the irf2a gene encoding interferon regulatory factor 2a isoform X1, which yields MPVDRMRMRPWLEQQIESGQIQGLHWVNEEKKIFQIPWMHAARHGWDLEKDAPLFMNWAIHTGKYRPGIDKPDPKTWKANFRCAMNSLPDIEEVKDKSMKKGSNAFRMYRMLSSYEKAVKKGYTIMGKTADLTVVQKTIIDTLHKEGKKKMDLEQRAKRVFQKRKAGIPKKYKMTKEQSEENLMEETTPDSTVLFTEQESLPVPTSSVREMAVAELTDVCAVVEVATENEEPAFSSTEVCLPLQDSHVSSYSESDTESTYSEEDLVQLPQDLSLKASQRSACNSVLRIPSSAQSSPNTFFTSTKINFKVTNCREDSPLIAYNTPPWFQCLFNFQKVTDKEPSSTSPSPDLTSSPTSQASVIAKAVDLSVAKHKTLQ from the exons ATGCCAGTGGACAGAATGAGAATGCGCCCCTGGTTGGAGCAACAGATCGAAAGTGGGCAAATTCAAGGTCTTCACTGGGTCAATGAG GAGAAAAAGATATTTCAGATACCATGGATGCATGCAGCCAGACATGGATGGGATTTGGAAAAGGATGCACCTTTATTTATGAACTGGGCCATTCACACAG GAAAGTATCGTCCAGGTATTGACAAACCAGACCCTAAGACGTGGAAGGCAAATTTCCGCTGTGCTATGAATTCTCTACCAGACATTGAGGAGGTGAAAGACAAAAGCATGAAGAAAGGAAGCAATGCCTTCAGAATGTACAGAATGCTTTCCTCGTATGAAAAAGCTGTTAAGAAAG gctacacaatcatggggaagactgctgatctgacagttgtccagaagacaatcattgacacccttcacaaggagg GGAAGAAAAAGATGGACCTGGAGCAAAGAGCAAAA AGGGTTTTTCAGAAACGGAAAGCTGGCATtcccaaaaaatataaaatgacaaaagaacaAAGTGAAGAGAACTTAATGGAAGAAACTACACCGGACAGCACTGTGCTATTTACTG AGCAGGAGAGCTTGCCTGTGCCCACGTCATCTGTGAGGGAGATGGCTGTAGCTGAATTAACTGATGTGTGTGCCGTTGTTGAGGTGGCAACGGAGAATGAAGAACCTGCGTTTAGCTCCACTGAAGTGTGTCTGCCTCTCCAGGACTCCCATGTTTCATCCTACAGTG AAAGTGACACAGAGAGCACATACAGCGAGGAAGACTTAGTACAG CTTCCCCAGGACTTGTCTTTAAAAGCTTCACAAAGATCAGCATGCAATTCTGTGTTACGGATCCCATCGTCAGCCCAGTCCTCACCAAACACATTTTTCacatcaacaaaaataaatttcaaaGTGACCAACTGCAGAGAGGACTCGCCCCTAATTGCGTACAACACTCCTCCATGGTTTCAGTGCCTTTTTAATTTCCAAAAAGTCACAGACAAAGAACCCTCAAGCACTTCCCCCTCACCTGATCTCACCAGCAGCCCGACTTCTCAGGCAAGTGTGATCGCTAAAGCTGTGGACCTCTCCgttgcaaaacacaaaacactacAGTGA
- the tmem134 gene encoding transmembrane protein 134: MGTQFTIDDAFVLEGEEEGVVPGEDVGDWKGREKDGGGEMTFGPLSFAKTQTSGPTGTPEHSNLKYQNLENEDALGGTVNSSFNNFFKISDPATLSYCSSQWSFSTLSSVTHLSAHCCGWTSHPLVKKNRRVILASFLLLITGVALIFTGIVMQLNPHAGVSSAIFFVPGFLLFIPGVYHVIYISCAVQGRRGFKFFYLPYFEK; this comes from the exons ATGGGGACACAGTTCACAATCGATGACGCATTCGTCCTGGAGGGGGAGGAGGAAGGTGTGGTGCCTGGAGAGGATGTGGGGGACTGGAAGGGGAGAGAGAAGGATGGCGGGGGAGAGATGACCTTTGGACCTCTTTCTTTTGCCAAAACACAAACTTCTGGACCCACTGGCACTCCTGAACACAGTAATCTGAAATATCAG AACCTGGAAAATGAAGATGCTTTAGGTGGCACTGTGAACTCTTCTTTCAATAACTTCTTCAAAATCAG TGATCCTGCTACTCTGTCCTACTGCAGCTCTCAGTGGTCATTCAGCACACTCagctcagtcacacacctgtcTGCTCACTGCTGCGG GTGGACGTCTCACCCGCTGGTGAAGAAGAACAGACGAGTCATTCTTGCCTCATTCCTCCTCTTAATCACTGGAGTTG CTTTGATCTTTACAGGCATTGTCATGCAGTTAAACCCTCACGCAG gtgtTTCAAGTGCAATTTTCTTTGTTCCTGGATTTCTTCTCTTCATTCCTGGTG tcTATCACGTGATCTATATAAGCTGTGCAGTTCAGGGACGAAGAGGATTCAAGTTCTTTTATTTGCCGTACTTTGAGAAGTAA
- the stox2a gene encoding storkhead-box protein 2 isoform X2 — protein sequence MKKTRSTNLRRAWPSSDLPERALERIRSRSEKDYHHHKHFPPPPPPTHISPSPRGYMTPGDVSPISMSPISQSQFIPLGEILCLAISAMNSARKPVTQDALMEHLATCFPGVPTPSPEILRHTLNMLVRERKIYPTPEGYFIVTPQTYFITPSLIRTNSKWYHLDERHPERQQQQQQQQQQQQQQQQQQQQPPPQQQCTSPQSGTITPSTSGCVRERPNPKNHCDSYNAYRDEVPSIHTSTIQRKSPKEPKGDPPSYPQPPPPPPAIQHPPDPTDKSKSMTATFSYKTDTLTKKKEGSGGGSSERQSKKFGLKLFRLSLKKDKTKQLATFSAQFPPEEWPLRDEDTPSAAAIPREVEMEIIRRINPDLTVENVARHTAVMKRLEEERAQRCKASSSAQHSARSRRSRGHRRVPHGKSRSHSKTRASRGDPSEGSNLDLPAVSLERDYRFFSHSLVRSPREGTYTVERRSGGAYLVHSNPNIAESHFPVTPEWDVSGELAKRRTEMPFPEPSRGTSHSRVHRSHSHTQDRKSRNERPDKAKERSRSMDNSKGPLGGGSSTLGTAEDYDRSPDDRSRYYTDDGTLRASSQKAPHYSCIMFSAAKFSSEMSVPDMGKLSLDDSRLCSPLERNKSRDSLPAYSDLKALSPKPLADDYFQCNTSNETILTAPLPLSKSDHDTLTPSDGIRKGSPADRQTPHLTSPHPLEYKEDSSTKGHNGSGKPTPSQTPEPMPNGRLIQHQHNTDPGGGGGGGSTSGGVDKRKEIFSKDTLFKPPHNVLTVSYVDSGYSKSGTLRKTPHMKSSEVLDTLETQQPPNSTPLSASAPAPTGTEQGAPSTSEAAFDYYNVSDDDDEEEAEEASHKEAAPTEAKGRAGAGDGGGGGGTMQWLLEREKERDLQRKFENNLTLLSPKESENNNSQKSAHSARLDSMDSSSVTVDSGFNSPRTRESLASNTSSIVESNRRQNPALSPGHMGTTSIGPPFSFRAIPEPPTTQPEKLQKSPNCLASITSV from the exons GCGATGTATCTCCGATCAGTATGTCACCCATCAGTCAATCTCAGTTCATCCCACTGGGAGAGATTCTGTGTCTGGCCATCTCAGCCATGAACTCTGCCCGCAAGCCTGTCACACAAGATGCGCTGATGGAGCACCTTGCCACTTGCTTCCCAG GTGTACCCACTCCAAGTCCAGAGATCCTGCGGCACACGCTGAACATGTTGGTACGGGAGAGAAAGATCTACCCCACACCAGAAGGTTACTTCATTGTTACTCCACAGACATACTTCATCACCCCCTCCCTCATCCGCACCAACAGCAAGTGGTACCACCTGGACGAGCGGCATCCAGAgcgacagcagcagcagcaacaacaacagcagcagcaacaacaacaacagcagcagcagcagcagccacCACCTCAACAGCAATGCACATCGCCACAATCTGGAACCATCACTCCCTCCACCTCTGGCTGCGTACGAGAAAGGCCTAACCCTAAGAACCACTGCGACTCCTATAATGCCTACCGCGATGAGGTTCCCAGCATTCATACCTCTACAATTCAAAGAAAATCCCCAAAAGAACCCAAAGGAGATCCCCCTTCATACCCACAGCCCCCACCCCCACCACCTGCCATTCAGCACCCACCTGACCCCACCGACAAGAGCAAGAGCATGACCGCCACCTTCTCTTACAAGACAGACACACTGACCAAGAAGAAGGAGGGCAGCGGTGGGGGCAGCAGTGAGAGGCAGTCCAAGAAGTTTGGGTTGAAGCTGTTCCGCTTGAGCTTGAAGAAGGACAAAACCAAACAGCTGGCCACCTTTTCAGCACAGTTCCCTCCAGAGGAGTGGCCCTTGAGGGACGAGGACACACCGTCTGCTGCAGCGATCCCTCGTGAGGTGGAGATGGAGATCATCCGCCGCATCAACCCAGACCTGACAGTGGAGAATGTGGCCCGTCACACAGCTGTCATGAAGCGGCTGGAAGAGGAACGAGCTCAGCGCTGCAAGGCCAGCTCCTCTGCACAGCACAGTGCCCGCAGTCGCCGCAGCCGAGGCCACCGGCGCGTGCCACACGGGAAGTCGCGTTCGCACAGCAAGACGCGGGCTTCTCGGGGAGACCCCTCAGAGGGCTCCAATCTGGACCTGCCAGCAGTCAGCCTGGAGAGGGACTACCGTTTTTTCAGTCACTCTCTGGTACGCTCGCCAAGAGAGGGAACGTACACAGTGGAACGCAGAAGTGGTGGTGCCTACCTTGTCCACAGCAACCCCAACATTGCTGAGTCACACTTTCCTGTCACCCCGGAGTGGGATGTTTCGGGGGAGCTTGCAAAGAGGCGGACAGAGATGCCTTTCCCTGAGCCTTCACGTGGGACGTCACATTCTAGAGTGCACCGGAGCCACAGCCACACTCAGGACCGTAAGTCACGCAATGAGCGGCCCGACAAGGCGAAAGAGCGATCGCGTTCTATGGACAACTCCAAGGGCCCGCTGGGAGGTGGGAGCTCCACGCTTGGCACGGCTGAGGATTACGACCGCAGTCCTGATGACAGAAGCCGCTACTATACCGATGATGGGACGCTGAGGGCCTCCTCTCAGAAGGCCCCGCACTACTCGTGCATCATGTTTTCTGCTGCCAAGTTCAGCTCTGAAATGTCTGTACCCGATATGGGCAAATTGAGTCTGGATGACTCGAGGCTCTGCAGCCCTCTAGAACGGAACAAGAGCAGGGACAGCCTCCCAGCCTACAGTGACCTGAAGGCCCTGTCGCCGAAGCCTTTGGCTGATGACTACTTCCAGTGCAATACATCGAATGAAACAATCCTTACTGCCCCGCTGCCTCTGAGCAAATCTGACCATGACACTTTAACCCCATCTGACGGAATCCGCAAGGGCTCTCCAGCTGACCGGCAGACACCGCACCTCACCTCTCCTCACCCCTTGGAGTACAAGGAGGACTCCTCCACCAAGGGGCACAATGGTTCTGGCAAACCCACACCGAGCCAGACTCCTGAGCCTATGCCCAATGGACGTTTGATACAGCACCAACACAACACTGACCCAGGGGGCGGGGGAGGTGGCGGTAGCACTAGTGGCGGGGTGGACAAGAGGAAAGAGATTTTTAGTAAGGACACTTTGTTCAAACCGCCACACAATGTTTTGACTGTGAGCTATGTGGACAGTGGCTACTCAAAGTCAGGCACTTTGCGTAAGACTCCGCACATGAAATCATCCGAGGTCCTTGACACTCTAGAGACCCAACAGCCACCTAACTCCACCCCTTTGTCTGCTTCTGCCCCTGCACCTACAGGCACAGAACAGGGTGCTCCCTCCACATCTGAAGCTGCTTTTGACTATTACAACGTGTCAGATGATGACGATGAGGAGGAGGCAGAGGAGGCCTCCCATAAAGAGGCCGCCCCGACAGAAGCAAAGGGGCGGGCAGGGGCCGGAGACGGTGGTGGAGGCGGTGGGACCATGCAGTGGTTGCTAGAACGGGAGAAAGAGCGGGATTTACAGCGGAAGTTTGAGAACAACTTAACTCTGCTTAGCCCTAAGGAAAGCGAGAATAATAACAGCCAGAAGTCGGCTCACTCGGCCCGGCTGGACAGCATGGACAGCAGTAGTGTGACTGTAGACAGTGGGTTTAACTCCCCTCG CACACGGGAAAGCCTGGCGTCCAACACCTCGAGCATTGTGGAGAGTAACCGGCGACAGAATCCGGCTCTAAGTCCAGGCCACATGGGTACCACCAGCATCGGCCCCCCATTCAGCTTCCGTGCAATCCCAGAGCCCCCTACCACGCAACCTGAGAAACTGCAGAAATCCCCCAACTGCCTTGCCTCCATCACCAGCGTCTGA
- the stox2a gene encoding storkhead-box protein 2 isoform X3, translating into MYPVVQSTLLVLLVCVPTPSPEILRHTLNMLVRERKIYPTPEGYFIVTPQTYFITPSLIRTNSKWYHLDERHPERQQQQQQQQQQQQQQQQQQQQPPPQQQCTSPQSGTITPSTSGCVRERPNPKNHCDSYNAYRDEVPSIHTSTIQRKSPKEPKGDPPSYPQPPPPPPAIQHPPDPTDKSKSMTATFSYKTDTLTKKKEGSGGGSSERQSKKFGLKLFRLSLKKDKTKQLATFSAQFPPEEWPLRDEDTPSAAAIPREVEMEIIRRINPDLTVENVARHTAVMKRLEEERAQRCKASSSAQHSARSRRSRGHRRVPHGKSRSHSKTRASRGDPSEGSNLDLPAVSLERDYRFFSHSLVRSPREGTYTVERRSGGAYLVHSNPNIAESHFPVTPEWDVSGELAKRRTEMPFPEPSRGTSHSRVHRSHSHTQDRKSRNERPDKAKERSRSMDNSKGPLGGGSSTLGTAEDYDRSPDDRSRYYTDDGTLRASSQKAPHYSCIMFSAAKFSSEMSVPDMGKLSLDDSRLCSPLERNKSRDSLPAYSDLKALSPKPLADDYFQCNTSNETILTAPLPLSKSDHDTLTPSDGIRKGSPADRQTPHLTSPHPLEYKEDSSTKGHNGSGKPTPSQTPEPMPNGRLIQHQHNTDPGGGGGGGSTSGGVDKRKEIFSKDTLFKPPHNVLTVSYVDSGYSKSGTLRKTPHMKSSEVLDTLETQQPPNSTPLSASAPAPTGTEQGAPSTSEAAFDYYNVSDDDDEEEAEEASHKEAAPTEAKGRAGAGDGGGGGGTMQWLLEREKERDLQRKFENNLTLLSPKESENNNSQKSAHSARLDSMDSSSVTVDSGFNSPRTRESLASNTSSIVESNRRQNPALSPGHMGTTSIGPPFSFRAIPEPPTTQPEKLQKSPNCLASITSV; encoded by the exons ATGTACCCTGTAGTGCAGTCTACCCTGTTGGTGCTCCTTGTCT GTGTACCCACTCCAAGTCCAGAGATCCTGCGGCACACGCTGAACATGTTGGTACGGGAGAGAAAGATCTACCCCACACCAGAAGGTTACTTCATTGTTACTCCACAGACATACTTCATCACCCCCTCCCTCATCCGCACCAACAGCAAGTGGTACCACCTGGACGAGCGGCATCCAGAgcgacagcagcagcagcaacaacaacagcagcagcaacaacaacaacagcagcagcagcagcagccacCACCTCAACAGCAATGCACATCGCCACAATCTGGAACCATCACTCCCTCCACCTCTGGCTGCGTACGAGAAAGGCCTAACCCTAAGAACCACTGCGACTCCTATAATGCCTACCGCGATGAGGTTCCCAGCATTCATACCTCTACAATTCAAAGAAAATCCCCAAAAGAACCCAAAGGAGATCCCCCTTCATACCCACAGCCCCCACCCCCACCACCTGCCATTCAGCACCCACCTGACCCCACCGACAAGAGCAAGAGCATGACCGCCACCTTCTCTTACAAGACAGACACACTGACCAAGAAGAAGGAGGGCAGCGGTGGGGGCAGCAGTGAGAGGCAGTCCAAGAAGTTTGGGTTGAAGCTGTTCCGCTTGAGCTTGAAGAAGGACAAAACCAAACAGCTGGCCACCTTTTCAGCACAGTTCCCTCCAGAGGAGTGGCCCTTGAGGGACGAGGACACACCGTCTGCTGCAGCGATCCCTCGTGAGGTGGAGATGGAGATCATCCGCCGCATCAACCCAGACCTGACAGTGGAGAATGTGGCCCGTCACACAGCTGTCATGAAGCGGCTGGAAGAGGAACGAGCTCAGCGCTGCAAGGCCAGCTCCTCTGCACAGCACAGTGCCCGCAGTCGCCGCAGCCGAGGCCACCGGCGCGTGCCACACGGGAAGTCGCGTTCGCACAGCAAGACGCGGGCTTCTCGGGGAGACCCCTCAGAGGGCTCCAATCTGGACCTGCCAGCAGTCAGCCTGGAGAGGGACTACCGTTTTTTCAGTCACTCTCTGGTACGCTCGCCAAGAGAGGGAACGTACACAGTGGAACGCAGAAGTGGTGGTGCCTACCTTGTCCACAGCAACCCCAACATTGCTGAGTCACACTTTCCTGTCACCCCGGAGTGGGATGTTTCGGGGGAGCTTGCAAAGAGGCGGACAGAGATGCCTTTCCCTGAGCCTTCACGTGGGACGTCACATTCTAGAGTGCACCGGAGCCACAGCCACACTCAGGACCGTAAGTCACGCAATGAGCGGCCCGACAAGGCGAAAGAGCGATCGCGTTCTATGGACAACTCCAAGGGCCCGCTGGGAGGTGGGAGCTCCACGCTTGGCACGGCTGAGGATTACGACCGCAGTCCTGATGACAGAAGCCGCTACTATACCGATGATGGGACGCTGAGGGCCTCCTCTCAGAAGGCCCCGCACTACTCGTGCATCATGTTTTCTGCTGCCAAGTTCAGCTCTGAAATGTCTGTACCCGATATGGGCAAATTGAGTCTGGATGACTCGAGGCTCTGCAGCCCTCTAGAACGGAACAAGAGCAGGGACAGCCTCCCAGCCTACAGTGACCTGAAGGCCCTGTCGCCGAAGCCTTTGGCTGATGACTACTTCCAGTGCAATACATCGAATGAAACAATCCTTACTGCCCCGCTGCCTCTGAGCAAATCTGACCATGACACTTTAACCCCATCTGACGGAATCCGCAAGGGCTCTCCAGCTGACCGGCAGACACCGCACCTCACCTCTCCTCACCCCTTGGAGTACAAGGAGGACTCCTCCACCAAGGGGCACAATGGTTCTGGCAAACCCACACCGAGCCAGACTCCTGAGCCTATGCCCAATGGACGTTTGATACAGCACCAACACAACACTGACCCAGGGGGCGGGGGAGGTGGCGGTAGCACTAGTGGCGGGGTGGACAAGAGGAAAGAGATTTTTAGTAAGGACACTTTGTTCAAACCGCCACACAATGTTTTGACTGTGAGCTATGTGGACAGTGGCTACTCAAAGTCAGGCACTTTGCGTAAGACTCCGCACATGAAATCATCCGAGGTCCTTGACACTCTAGAGACCCAACAGCCACCTAACTCCACCCCTTTGTCTGCTTCTGCCCCTGCACCTACAGGCACAGAACAGGGTGCTCCCTCCACATCTGAAGCTGCTTTTGACTATTACAACGTGTCAGATGATGACGATGAGGAGGAGGCAGAGGAGGCCTCCCATAAAGAGGCCGCCCCGACAGAAGCAAAGGGGCGGGCAGGGGCCGGAGACGGTGGTGGAGGCGGTGGGACCATGCAGTGGTTGCTAGAACGGGAGAAAGAGCGGGATTTACAGCGGAAGTTTGAGAACAACTTAACTCTGCTTAGCCCTAAGGAAAGCGAGAATAATAACAGCCAGAAGTCGGCTCACTCGGCCCGGCTGGACAGCATGGACAGCAGTAGTGTGACTGTAGACAGTGGGTTTAACTCCCCTCG CACACGGGAAAGCCTGGCGTCCAACACCTCGAGCATTGTGGAGAGTAACCGGCGACAGAATCCGGCTCTAAGTCCAGGCCACATGGGTACCACCAGCATCGGCCCCCCATTCAGCTTCCGTGCAATCCCAGAGCCCCCTACCACGCAACCTGAGAAACTGCAGAAATCCCCCAACTGCCTTGCCTCCATCACCAGCGTCTGA
- the irf2a gene encoding interferon regulatory factor 2a isoform X2, which yields MPVDRMRMRPWLEQQIESGQIQGLHWVNEEKKIFQIPWMHAARHGWDLEKDAPLFMNWAIHTGKYRPGIDKPDPKTWKANFRCAMNSLPDIEEVKDKSMKKGSNAFRMYRMLSSYEKAVKKGKKKMDLEQRAKRVFQKRKAGIPKKYKMTKEQSEENLMEETTPDSTVLFTEQESLPVPTSSVREMAVAELTDVCAVVEVATENEEPAFSSTEVCLPLQDSHVSSYSESDTESTYSEEDLVQLPQDLSLKASQRSACNSVLRIPSSAQSSPNTFFTSTKINFKVTNCREDSPLIAYNTPPWFQCLFNFQKVTDKEPSSTSPSPDLTSSPTSQASVIAKAVDLSVAKHKTLQ from the exons ATGCCAGTGGACAGAATGAGAATGCGCCCCTGGTTGGAGCAACAGATCGAAAGTGGGCAAATTCAAGGTCTTCACTGGGTCAATGAG GAGAAAAAGATATTTCAGATACCATGGATGCATGCAGCCAGACATGGATGGGATTTGGAAAAGGATGCACCTTTATTTATGAACTGGGCCATTCACACAG GAAAGTATCGTCCAGGTATTGACAAACCAGACCCTAAGACGTGGAAGGCAAATTTCCGCTGTGCTATGAATTCTCTACCAGACATTGAGGAGGTGAAAGACAAAAGCATGAAGAAAGGAAGCAATGCCTTCAGAATGTACAGAATGCTTTCCTCGTATGAAAAAGCTGTTAAGAAAG GGAAGAAAAAGATGGACCTGGAGCAAAGAGCAAAA AGGGTTTTTCAGAAACGGAAAGCTGGCATtcccaaaaaatataaaatgacaaaagaacaAAGTGAAGAGAACTTAATGGAAGAAACTACACCGGACAGCACTGTGCTATTTACTG AGCAGGAGAGCTTGCCTGTGCCCACGTCATCTGTGAGGGAGATGGCTGTAGCTGAATTAACTGATGTGTGTGCCGTTGTTGAGGTGGCAACGGAGAATGAAGAACCTGCGTTTAGCTCCACTGAAGTGTGTCTGCCTCTCCAGGACTCCCATGTTTCATCCTACAGTG AAAGTGACACAGAGAGCACATACAGCGAGGAAGACTTAGTACAG CTTCCCCAGGACTTGTCTTTAAAAGCTTCACAAAGATCAGCATGCAATTCTGTGTTACGGATCCCATCGTCAGCCCAGTCCTCACCAAACACATTTTTCacatcaacaaaaataaatttcaaaGTGACCAACTGCAGAGAGGACTCGCCCCTAATTGCGTACAACACTCCTCCATGGTTTCAGTGCCTTTTTAATTTCCAAAAAGTCACAGACAAAGAACCCTCAAGCACTTCCCCCTCACCTGATCTCACCAGCAGCCCGACTTCTCAGGCAAGTGTGATCGCTAAAGCTGTGGACCTCTCCgttgcaaaacacaaaacactacAGTGA